A part of Paenibacillus sp. IHBB 10380 genomic DNA contains:
- a CDS encoding class I SAM-dependent methyltransferase, translating to MVLNIKSQVQEKLLFISRFIHSPGQIGSVTPSSKYLARKMIDAVPWNQVQAVAELGAGTGAITKYIQAAVSEGTKVVLFEKDPYLQKKLQHQFPKFTSYTDGCEIQSALEQEDIVQFDCILSGLPFYNFPKPLRDRLIEQIRLSLKPGGLFIAFQYSLQMKQQLSDNFEIKEILFVPMNVPPAFIYVCQKGASTDER from the coding sequence ATGGTATTAAATATAAAATCACAAGTCCAAGAAAAACTTCTATTCATATCCCGTTTTATACATTCGCCAGGACAAATCGGGAGTGTGACCCCGAGCTCCAAATATTTAGCCCGAAAAATGATTGATGCTGTTCCATGGAACCAAGTGCAGGCCGTTGCCGAACTGGGTGCGGGTACAGGGGCAATCACGAAATATATTCAAGCTGCCGTCAGTGAAGGCACCAAAGTTGTTCTCTTTGAAAAAGATCCCTATCTGCAAAAGAAATTGCAACATCAATTCCCGAAATTCACAAGTTATACGGATGGATGTGAAATCCAATCTGCCTTGGAACAAGAAGATATCGTTCAATTCGACTGCATTCTAAGCGGACTACCCTTTTATAACTTTCCTAAACCTTTGAGAGATCGGTTAATCGAACAAATTCGATTATCACTTAAGCCCGGTGGCCTGTTTATTGCTTTTCAATACTCCTTACAGATGAAACAACAACTAAGCGATAATTTTGAAATCAAGGAAATTCTGTTTGTCCCTATGAACGTTCCACCGGCATTTATTTATGTCTGTCAAAAAGGAGCCTCAACGGATGAAAGATAA
- a CDS encoding response regulator transcription factor, with protein MIRMNILVVDDDPEIRDVLHMYLRNEGYLVLEAEDGVQALGILQREKIHLIILDVMMPHLDGINACLRIREESDIPIIMLSAKEEPLDKITGLSTGADDYVTKPFNPLELIARVKAQLRRQQFITSRHTSDPSEIVIDDLIINKKQHTITVHGQEVSLTPIEFSILVLLATDRGQVFNIDNIYQKVWKDQTAFYSENTVMVHIRNIREKIEIKPREPPYIKTVWGVGYKIDK; from the coding sequence ATGATACGCATGAACATTTTAGTCGTGGATGACGACCCCGAAATTCGGGATGTTCTTCATATGTATTTACGTAATGAAGGGTATCTCGTTTTGGAAGCTGAAGACGGTGTGCAGGCTCTGGGAATTCTGCAGCGTGAGAAGATTCATTTGATCATTCTGGATGTGATGATGCCGCATTTGGATGGAATTAATGCCTGTCTCCGGATCAGGGAGGAATCTGACATCCCTATTATTATGCTTTCAGCCAAAGAAGAGCCTCTAGACAAAATCACAGGTCTTTCAACGGGGGCAGATGATTATGTAACCAAACCGTTTAATCCTCTAGAGCTAATCGCCAGGGTGAAAGCCCAGTTAAGAAGGCAGCAATTCATTACCTCAAGACATACCTCAGACCCATCAGAAATTGTTATTGATGATCTTATTATTAATAAGAAGCAGCATACGATTACCGTTCACGGCCAAGAGGTATCTCTAACCCCGATTGAATTTTCCATCCTAGTATTGTTGGCCACAGATCGGGGGCAAGTATTCAACATAGATAACATTTATCAAAAGGTCTGGAAGGACCAAACGGCTTTTTACTCCGAAAACACAGTGATGGTCCATATTCGGAATATCCGTGAGAAAATTGAAATCAAACCGCGAGAGCCGCCGTATATTAAGACCGTCTGGGGAGTAGGGTATAAGATTGATAAATAA
- a CDS encoding phosphatase PAP2 family protein — protein sequence MKDKMAEYKPLLWILVIPVLNIFYGILNHGGSNVSSMMTKLDAQIPFVPAFIIPYLLWYPFIIIMLITFCVKNRRVYYRTLLTLCLGLIVSYITFYVYQTSIVRPQVTGHGLLNWLVQLIYQTDGPYNCFPSIHVLSSYLMLKGMADCRNWPLRSLVLVKITSWSIILSTLFVKQHVILDIVGGIILAEMLYYAVRKWMPSQAKSNPASEWSESNGL from the coding sequence ATGAAAGATAAAATGGCTGAGTATAAACCGTTGTTATGGATATTGGTGATTCCCGTCTTAAACATTTTTTACGGCATATTAAACCACGGCGGTTCGAACGTCAGCAGTATGATGACAAAACTGGATGCACAAATCCCCTTTGTTCCAGCCTTCATTATTCCGTATTTGTTATGGTATCCCTTTATAATCATCATGCTTATTACGTTCTGTGTGAAAAATAGACGTGTTTATTACCGAACCCTGCTCACCTTATGTCTCGGTCTGATCGTGAGCTATATCACCTTTTATGTTTACCAGACCTCCATTGTGCGCCCGCAGGTTACAGGTCATGGCCTATTGAATTGGCTCGTACAACTGATTTACCAGACTGATGGTCCTTATAATTGCTTTCCCAGCATTCATGTACTAAGCAGTTATTTAATGCTGAAAGGGATGGCTGATTGCAGAAATTGGCCCCTTCGGTCCCTAGTACTCGTCAAGATCACTTCATGGTCGATTATCCTTTCAACGCTCTTTGTGAAACAGCATGTTATATTGGACATCGTTGGAGGAATTATTTTAGCAGAAATGCTGTATTACGCGGTTCGTAAATGGATGCCTTCACAAGCGAAAAGTAATCCTGCTTCAGAGTGGAGTGAATCGAATGGATTATGA